Within Micromonas commoda chromosome 9, complete sequence, the genomic segment ggcgaccgcggactGCGACGatcgaacggcggcgagagtCCTCAGgggactcgcgcgcgcgtcgctgaagaggatccgcgcgggggacATGACGGTGAGGGatgacggcgccgcgcacgccaaTCTTCTGTCCACGCTGATGGAGGACATCAGACGCGGCGGGATGGGGACCGACGGGCCGACGTCGACCTatcacgcgctcgcgttgaGCCTGGCCGCGGTGGAACGCCGTTGCGTCGACCTGTACGtctccgcgggcggcacCTCGCGGGGAACGTCGCCGATGCTctcggaggtgctcgcgtcggaggaATTCTCCAAAGCCGTCGGCGAAGCGGGTGACGTCGCGGGAGGAATCGGGCTGCTGGCTAGCGCGCTCCCGTGGGCGCTGCGACGCGCGTTACACCCGCGGTGCATGAACCTTCGTAACGTCGTCTGGCACGGTCACATCGCGCCCCCCGACGCGCAgccggagctcgccgccttggcgttggCGCTCGCCGCATCCGTCCCGGCGCCCACCGGAGACGGAAGGGAAGGTGCCTCAGGGTCAGGGTCGGAGGTGGGCACCTCAGGGTGGGAAGTGGGCACCGGTCGaacgctcgcgcgccacgacgccgaATTGGTCGATCACGTCccggagcgcctcgcgcgcgacgggtggTGGcgttcgccccgcgccgccgacgaggtggccgagatcgtggcgtcgtcgacgtttATGCCCGACGGttggagggacgcggcgtcaCATGCGGCGAGGGACCTGATCGaacggggcgacgacgcgcggttcgtcgccgtcgcgtgtCCCGCTCTCGAAAGCGCGCTGCGGGAGatgttcgcggcggtcaacgacgccccggaggcgctcgtcgcgaggcTTGGCGAGTATTACGCCACCATGGACGGTTTCGGGCAGTCACGCGTGCACGACGTGATCCTGCATCCctggcgcgcgccgatcgaaCCAGCGCGCCCGGACGCGAGACGACCGAACGCGTTGCCGTCAAAGTTACCTCCGGGTGCGAGGAACGCCCTCGAGGACCTGTTCATGCGCGACAGGGGACCCGCGCTGAGGGCGGCGTACGCTCACGGTTCGGTGTCTCTCGATCCCcgggccggggacggggcgagAGGGGGGGAtggggcgcgagggggggATGGGGCGTGCGTcaggctcctcctcctgatCGTTTTGGACATGTGCGTCGCGGGAGAGACGCTCGAGGACTTTGATGGACGCTCGGACGGCGATGGATTTGACTCGTCGACGGACGCAATCGGGAGCGGGCCGACCTCTTTCGCTCGTCCCACGCTCGCCGGGTACGATGCGCGCTTTCATCCATCGGTGCGattccgcgcgtcgctcgagtcgGCCTTTCGATCCATGCGGCCGATCGCCGGTCCCTCGCCTCGGTTCACGTGCACATTCACGGCCGACGGGGGGGATGGTGACGGACGGGGTGGTGAGGCGCTCGTGCTGGTGTTTGACTCCGAGGCTGGCGGGGAAGACGGGAAACCAAACGCACGCGCGGGGTTCACGGAGAAGACCGACAAGCTCGGAAACGACTCCGAAACGCGAGAAACCGCGCTGAGAGAAATCGTGAACGGGTTTCTGGACGTCGGAGATGCCCCCGACGGCtcttccgcggcgctcgcgcgctggGTCCTCGGAGATGAAaaagtcgtcgccgccgccgtcaccagTTGCCCTCCGCCGGCTGGAccgttcgcgggcgccgaggcccttcgcgcggcggcggacgaagTCGCGTCGGCTTCGACGGCGTACGCGAGCTGGATCGAGCGTctggtgggcgccgccgaacgcaGGGAGGCGAGGAGTAATCAGAGGCGGCAGCTCGTCTCGCTGTTGAGCCACCAGAAGAGCGTCGCGCTCGGACTGTGCGCTttgctcctcgcggcggaacGCATGGAACGAGTCGCGGGTGGGTGCGCATCCGACGAGGCGGAAATCGGCGCTTCAACGACTAAGCTCTTATCgcaggcggcgagcgtcagggcggcgtgcgaggcgGGCCAAGgagcggacgcggcgagggcggctgTTGGGGCGTGGCAAACCaaggcggggcgcgcgctgctcgagacGTGCGTTCGAGCTCAACAGGCGAAACGGTTCTCGATGAGCCAAGATCAGTGGAGATCTAGAATAGTAGAATAACAAAAGTAGACTACGAGTACACGATATTGTGCGTAATAACCAACAGTCCCCTCCCAAGCGCCTTGCGCTCTGCAGGGCGGGGCCCTCTCCAAACATTACCAAGAAAAAATAGCCGGGGCTGCGGCCCGGTGTGCTCctcgctcctcggcgaaccGTTTTCGACTTTCGACTTTACGGCATCCGTGAGCGACTCATCAATACGAAACGACTTCCGCCCGATTatggggcggcggcgacgcgcttaAGGAGCGCGAAGTTGTCCGCGATGATCTTCGTGGACGGGGAGATCCTGTAGTTGATGTCGTTCGCCTTCGCCCACGCCTGCAGGAGAGGCCTCAGCTTGTGGTAGTTGTACCTGGGCATGGTGGGGAACAGGTGGTGCTCCAGCTGCGTGTCCATGCCACCCCAGATCCAGGTTTCGAGCGGGCCGAACACCGTGTCCGCATCGCGCGTGGATCGGAACTGACCCTCCACGTACTCCGCACCCTCGCCGTACTCCATGATCTCCTCGCTCTGGTGCGTCGCCGACACCAAACTCGCGACGATGAAACCGGAGAGGAAGACGCTGCCGATGGCAACCTGCCAGGGCATGCACGTCGCGAGCCAGAAGTAGTT encodes:
- a CDS encoding predicted protein — protein: MSLRTAACTRGPRSVARSIASSARGARRRPSTVGRIRGSTGYTVDEGARAMENSRGRSAGRAGTSGHGSAERPDVAFRRSTLSEDVRDMLWVPPEAEDPSFGRDDPDEGWSFDPASGLMDPRASPPATADCDDRTAARVLRGLARASLKRIRAGDMTVRDDGAAHANLLSTLMEDIRRGGMGTDGPTSTYHALALSLAAVERRCVDLYVSAGGTSRGTSPMLSEVLASEEFSKAVGEAGDVAGGIGLLASALPWALRRALHPRCMNLRNVVWHGHIAPPDAQPELAALALALAASVPAPTGDGREGASGSGSEVGTSGWEVGTGRTLARHDAELVDHVPERLARDGWWRSPRAADEVAEIVASSTFMPDGWRDAASHAARDLIERGDDARFVAVACPALESALREMFAAVNDAPEALVARLGEYYATMDGFGQSRVHDVILHPWRAPIEPARPDARRPNALPSKLPPGARNALEDLFMRDRGPALRAAYAHGSVSLDPRAGDGARGGDGARGGDGACVRLLLLIVLDMCVAGETLEDFDGRSDGDGFDSSTDAIGSGPTSFARPTLAGYDARFHPSVRFRASLESAFRSMRPIAGPSPRFTCTFTADGGDGDGRGGEALVLVFDSEAGGEDGKPNARAGFTEKTDKLGNDSETRETALREIVNGFLDVGDAPDGSSAALARWVLGDEKVVAAAVTSCPPPAGPFAGAEALRAAADEVASASTAYASWIERLVGAAERREARSNQRRQLVSLLSHQKSVALGLCALLLAAERMERVAGGCASDEAEIGASTTKLLSQAASVRAACEAGQGADAARAAVGAWQTKAGRALLETCVRAQQAKRFSMSQDQWRSRIVE